One stretch of Candidatus Zixiibacteriota bacterium DNA includes these proteins:
- a CDS encoding DMT family transporter, producing the protein MIPILQLLFAVVIWGWSFVATKICLGHLSPADLLGLRMLIALPILFVLTKVKRVPFDLDASTIRRMALGSLIITAHFLIQITGIKYTTATNTGWIISVTPLVTVVLSYFFLREKIHLSQLIGIVVATTGILLLVSRGKIGDLDWLKSTGDWLVLASAHTWAIYTVVTRDLARSRPPLLVTLGVLLPTAVVMLGYMLLFSDWSSFRHLPTDVIVALLVLSVLATALAHWFWQEGVAGLGAARAGIFLYLEPIATTTLAVPLLKEPFGTLSALGGALVLLGVYIAQRQRGKNR; encoded by the coding sequence ATGATCCCCATCCTGCAACTGCTGTTTGCCGTCGTCATCTGGGGTTGGTCGTTCGTGGCGACCAAGATCTGTCTGGGACATCTATCGCCCGCCGACCTACTCGGCCTGCGCATGTTGATCGCCCTGCCGATTCTCTTTGTCCTTACCAAGGTCAAACGGGTGCCCTTCGACCTCGATGCTTCGACCATTCGACGTATGGCGCTGGGGTCTCTGATTATTACCGCACACTTCCTGATCCAAATCACCGGCATCAAGTACACTACGGCCACGAATACCGGCTGGATTATCTCAGTGACACCGCTCGTTACGGTCGTGTTATCGTATTTTTTTCTGCGTGAGAAGATCCACTTATCACAGCTCATTGGTATCGTGGTGGCAACCACCGGAATCTTGCTCCTGGTCTCGCGCGGCAAGATCGGCGACCTCGATTGGCTTAAGAGCACCGGCGACTGGCTGGTCCTGGCCTCGGCGCACACCTGGGCCATCTACACCGTCGTTACGCGCGATCTGGCACGGTCGCGGCCGCCGTTGCTGGTAACTCTTGGAGTTCTTCTCCCGACCGCCGTGGTGATGCTGGGTTACATGCTACTCTTCTCCGATTGGAGTTCATTTCGACACCTGCCGACTGATGTGATTGTGGCGCTGTTGGTGCTGAGCGTTCTGGCCACCGCATTGGCCCACTGGTTCTGGCAGGAGGGTGTCGCCGGTCTGGGAGCAGCACGCGCCGGCATCTTTCTCTATCTGGAGCCAATCGCAACGACAACTCTGGCCGTGCCCCTGCTGAAGGAGCCCTTTGGAACGTTGTCGGCTCTCGGCGGCGCCTTGGTCCTGTTGGGAGTGTACATCGCGCAAAGACAACGAGGTAAGAACCGATGA
- a CDS encoding GNAT family N-acetyltransferase codes for MIEFNIRPLATTDRDWLKATLIEHWTSYRIASRGHLVDASQLPGIVAVAGEQCLGLLTYQIVGHECEIVTLNSFREGSGVGTAVMNAAIAAARSAGCRRLWLITTNDNIDAIRFYARLGLRLIKIHHDAITESRRLKPTIPATGCYGLPIRDEIEFEVMLE; via the coding sequence ATGATCGAGTTTAACATTCGGCCACTGGCGACCACCGACCGCGACTGGCTCAAAGCGACGCTGATCGAGCACTGGACTTCCTATCGGATCGCCTCGCGTGGACACTTAGTCGACGCCTCCCAACTGCCGGGTATCGTCGCCGTTGCCGGAGAGCAGTGCCTGGGATTACTAACCTACCAGATCGTGGGCCATGAATGCGAGATCGTCACGCTCAATTCGTTCCGCGAAGGCTCCGGTGTCGGCACAGCAGTGATGAACGCCGCCATTGCGGCCGCACGATCCGCCGGCTGCCGGCGGCTCTGGCTGATCACCACCAACGACAATATCGATGCCATCCGCTTCTACGCCCGGCTCGGGCTGCGTCTAATCAAGATTCATCACGACGCCATCACGGAGTCGCGCCGCCTGAAGCCGACCATCCCCGCAACCGGCTGTTACGGGCTCCCGATTCGCGACGAGATCGAATTCGAAGTGATGCTGGAGTGA